One window of Dermacentor albipictus isolate Rhodes 1998 colony chromosome 9, USDA_Dalb.pri_finalv2, whole genome shotgun sequence genomic DNA carries:
- the LOC139049530 gene encoding uncharacterized protein has translation MCVLPGVKTFFKLHSETLPVKTWLNSRGGFLPWSTNCRLCPRAETIDHCFIDCRGAVFFWDILQRTLKKDIDMTPYSIRFLPFKFTGGPPYDMFIVLGLYSLWRSRLCDRHAESPRTTKSFFRESAAYVRSVYAVQEPPPDWMHLLDACVCLPEF, from the coding sequence atgtgtgtgcttcctggagtaaaaacattctttaaattacattcggaaacactccctgttaaaacttggttgaattcgaggggtggCTTtctgccgtggtcaacaaactgtcggctctgtccacgtgccgaaaccatagatcactgttttATAGACTGTAGGGGCGCTGTATTTTTTTGGGATATTCTCCAAAGGacgcttaaaaaggacattgacatgactccatactcaattaggtttctaccgtttaagtttacaggtggtcctccctatgacatgttcattgtgcttggtttatatagcctgtggagaagcagactctgtgatcgccatgccgaaagcccgcgaactacaaaatccttctttcgcgaaagtgctgcgtatgtaagaagtgtgtacgctgtgcaggaacctccgccagactggatgcacttgttggatgcatgtgtgtgtttgcctgagttttag
- the LOC139049975 gene encoding uncharacterized protein isoform X2 codes for MDVEATNGDNPATEVYPEDPADGSWLTARGRRRRRADDTSDPAARRQETQHSNQTVPRRPQRPPPLRIDDFKVILRPRNGLTFGEWPRHTLTRAVGIEARLKEQEVDELHLRVQRAQNIALISTPSERIATSLNKMTSLALGPLRYPISTYIASPDNSCKGVITGPDTGTTSTELLDHLLAPGVEILHVRMMGRTTTAIITFAGLRVPRYVRYYGAEYRCYIHTPRAQVCSVCLTVGHRVDVCPTPSIKRCTTCGTENPSTMEPHQCQSRCLTCKGDHPTTDPSCPGRARKPPNKQRVRQELEKQKRQQHRPMAQSGERRSRSRSRSRSRSRSRSRSRSRGPCECSKNRERVPPPSSSSS; via the coding sequence ATGGATGTGGAAGCTACCAACGGCGATAATCCAGCAACAGAAGTATATCCAGAAGACCCGGCGGATGGATCATGGCTCACTGCTCGCGGCCGGCGGAGACGCCGCGCCGACGATACGTCTGACCCAGCAGCCCGCCGCCAAGAGACGCAGCATTCAAACCAAACTGTACCACGACGACCCCAGAGACCACCACCTCTGCGCATTGACGATTTTAAAGTCATCCTGCGCCCGAGAAACGGTCTCACATTCGGTGAGTGGCCTCGCCACACTCTGACTCGCGCCGTCGGCATCGAGGCGCGCCTCAAGGAACAGGAGGTCGACGAACTTCACCTACGTGTTCAACGTGCCCAAAACATCGCCCTCATCAGCACGCCAAGTGAAAGAATAGCGACCAGCCTTAACAAGATGACATCGCTTGCACTTGGCCCGCTACGCTACCCCATCTCAACATACATCGCCTCCCCCGATAattcctgcaaaggagtcatcacAGGTCCCGACACAGGGACTACATCAACCGAACTTTTAGACCACCTGTTGGCACCTGGGGTGGAAATCCTCCATGTTCGCATGATGGGGCGAACAACAACGGCCATCATAACATTTGCTGGCCTCAGGGTACCGCGCTACGTTAGGTATTATGGGGCCGAGTACCGATGCTACATACACACCCCGAGGGCCCAGGTATGCAGCGTATGCCTCACAGTGGGCCACCGTGTGGACGTCTGCCCCACGCCAAGCATCAAGCGCTGTACCACATGTGGGACTGAAAACCCATCCACCATGGAACCTCACCAGTGCCAGTCCCGGTGCCTGACGTGCAAAGGGGATCATCCGACAACCGATCCCAGCTGTCCGGGCCGGGCACGAAAGCCACCCAACaagcaacgagtgcgccaggaactcgagaaacaaaaacggcaACAGCATCGTCCTATGGCCCAATCTGGAGAGCGACGAAGCCGATCGCGGTCCCGTTCCCGATctcggtcccgatcccggtcACGATCTCGGAGCCGAGGCCCCTGCGAGTGTTCTAAGAACCGCGAGCGGGTACcgccaccatcgtcatcatcatcctaa